Proteins encoded together in one Scheffersomyces stipitis CBS 6054 chromosome 5, complete sequence window:
- the SEC65 gene encoding signal recognition particle subunit (homologue of mammalian SRP19~go_component signal recognition particle (sensu Eukaryota)~go_function RNA binding; 7S RNA binding~go_process protein targeting~go_component signal recognition particle (sensu Eukaryota)~go_function RNA binding; 7S RNA binding~go_process protein targeting), giving the protein MSKRPVLEEVDDDIDNMDLDIAEFDPSLKTPVAPLRPEPTVTRSQDSEPPLFPNIPLPNLDQPIQHQGIRATKKDIVNPNDFSQEERDHLKNFQIIYPCYFDLNRSHKEGRRVAVSKAVENPLAKTVSDACRSFNLPVLLELDKTHPQDFGNPGRVRVLLKDQVNGGKITDSRFKTKRSLFNAIAEYLEDHPTTVESVGKKSGIAFPPEFETGFEPEEIPLVKGFKMNTIVPVHSNFTLKHPMTKSIYDPLPEQPEQAKLPNVPKQQKKKVMKIRG; this is encoded by the coding sequence ATGTCCAAAAGACCCGTATTGGAGGAGGTCGATGACGACATCGACAACATGGACTTAGACATAGCAGAGTTTGATCCATCATTAAAAACTCCTGTTGCACCTTTGCGTCCAGAACCTACGGTAACCAGATCACAAGACCTGGAGCCTCCTCTTTTCCCCAATATACCTTTGCCTAACTTAGACCAGCCCATACAGCATCAAGGAATCCGTGCTACCAAAAAGGATATCGTGAATCCAAATGACTTTTCACAGGAGGAAAGAGAccatttgaagaacttccaGATAATATATCCCTGCTACTTTGATTTGAACAGATCGCACAAGGAAGGCAGAAGAGTCGCCGTTTCCAAAGCTGTCGAAAACCCTTTGGCCAAAACAGTCTCTGATGCTTGTCGTTCGTTCAACTTGCCAGttttgttggagttggacAAAACCCATCCACAAGATTTTGGTAATCCAGGCAGAGTCAGAGTGTTGTTGAAAGATCAAGTCAATGGAGGAAAGATCACCGACTCGAGGTTCAAGACAAAGAGATCTTTGTTCAACGCCATTGCCGAATACTTGGAAGACCACCCGACCACAGTAGAAAGCGTAGGTAAAAAGAGCGGAATTGCCTTCCCTCCGGAATTCGAGACTGGCTTTGAGCCTGAGGAAATCCCCCTCGTTAAAGGTTTCAAGATGAATACCATCGTTCCTGTTCATTCCAACTTCACCCTCAAGCATCCTATGACCAAGAGTATCTACGATCCTCTCCCTGAACAGCCGGAACAGGCCAAGTTGCCCAATGTTCCTaagcaacagaagaagaaggtcaTGAAGATCAGAGGTTAG
- the PMR2 gene encoding putative Ca2+ ATPase (putative Ca2+ ATPase similar to mammalian Sodium/potassium-transporting ATPase alpha chain (Sodium pump) (Na+/K+ ATPase)~go_component membrane~go_function ATP binding; hydrolase activity, acting on acid anhydrides, catalyzing transmembrane movement of substances; ATPase activity, coupled to transmembrane movement of ions, phosphorylative mechanism; catalytic activity~go_process cation transport; metabolism) translates to MYPTDSETVQSKLDESEITSAITEDENVRFEEERGRSRVPRKRRFSRHSRDDSSLFTVKERVKPEVVLPTIFRTVSHKVESELENKNKLESTSTKFTRYTYHTQSPETIASKFTTSLSNGLSDFQCKKNAKEFGPNVQSKPPSRLLKKIFMYFFGGFGALLLAGGVLCIICWKPLGQPPAVANLVLGIILIIVFILQAMFNFFQDYSSSRVMDSIHDMIPAEAVVIRDGNLMNVASKDLTVGDLVKFTVGSKIPADIRIVDCSPDLSFDRSVLTGESKPIPAASLAEPEKSNYLESNCIAMQGTFCVAGTGRGIVVSIGDETIFGSIAKMSSTPKKGLSPMQYEILRFVALTSLVIVILAVLIIVLWATWLRKDYPGWISVPTLIVDIVSVAVAFIPEGLPIALTTCLIITANEMRRNNILCKSLAVVETLGSISVLCFDKTGTLTKNMMVVTDVCNGTSEVDFDEVDQTQPKDKHLLTVSALCNESCLVNGKAVGGNATDRAILQFAQKMTSTEEIKDAWVKKLDVSFNSKDKYMMSMYEPKINNSSIWSDICLNSDYIYEETYFIMVKGAPDILLERCELLLQKDGTCTPITNAQKERIRAIQQAWASSGKRVILLASKLLPKESIDFTDRLQATKRLKEDINNNLIFIGMLGIEDPPRKDIDQVIAKLRQAGIKIIMITGDFELTGLSIAKQCGIITTEKIDKVSDLAFYAEEDEFMEKSISITGPELNNLDEAQWENLIKYNELVFTRTTPEQKLLIIKQFQKYKQVIGMTGDGINDAPSLKQADIGISIVDASDIAKEASDLILMSGDSDDHLFFSIIEALKFGRLVFENLRKTIGYLLPAGTYSELWPVLLNVIFGMPQMLSSFCMIIICCITDCIGAIVLAYEPNERNLLSKKPRSVTKERLVDFKLFLHSYFIVGTFYTFTSMLLAFLNLKRNGIRFGDVTLSYGSYEDIPNIDHHINVSSSIYFVNLVIMQLFNLMAMRVRYLSTFQHSPWLNKRLFIVMPIALGVTFIINYIPGIQKGLNSGQVPVEYYFISVGFGLVVLVYDEARKFISRRYPKGIVAKMSW, encoded by the coding sequence ATGTATCCTACTGACTCGGAAACAGTTCAGTCCAAATTGGACGAAAGCGAAATCACCTCGGCCATcactgaagatgaaaacgTTAGgttcgaagaagaaagggGTCGTTCTAGAGTGCctagaaagagaagatttTCTCGCCACTCCAGAGAtgattcttctctcttcaCGGTGAAAGAAAGAGTAAAACCGGAAGTTGTTTTGCCAACTATCTTCAGGACTGTCTCTCACAAGGTAGAAAGTGAActtgaaaacaaaaacaagtTAGAATCAACCAGTACAAAGTTCACTAGATACACATATCACACCCAATCTCCAGAGACAATAGCCAGTAAGTTCACTACTAGTTTGTCGAATGGGTTATCTGATTTCCAATGCAAGAAAAATGCTAAGGAGTTTGGTCCCAATGTTCAGTCCAAGCCACCCTCCaggctcttgaagaagatttttATGTACTTTTTTGGTGGTTTTGGGGCCTTGTTGCTTGCCGGTGGTGTCTTATGTATCATTTGTTGGAAGCCTTTGGGCCAACCTCCAGCAGTTGCAAATTTAGTGCTTGGTATCATCTTGATTATCGTTTTCATCTTGCAAGcaatgttcaacttcttccagGATTATTCCAGTTCCCGTGTTATGGATTCTATTCATGACATGATTCCAGCAGAAGCTGTTGTCATTAGAGATGGAAATCTTATGAATGTTGCTTCCAAGGATTTGACAGTCGGTGACTTGGTCAAATTTACCGTCGGGTCGAAGATTCCTGCTGATATCAGAATTGTCGACTGTTCTCCAGATCTATCTTTCGATAGATCTGTTTTGACCGGTGAATCGAAGCCTATACCTGCTGCATCTCTAGCAGAGCCAGAAAAGTCAAACTATCTTGAAAGCAATTGTATTGCAATGCAAGGTACATTTTGTGTCGCTGGAACCGGAAGAGGTATTGTAGTATCCATTGGTGATGAAACAATTTTTGGCTCTATTGCCAAGATGTCGTCAACTCCAAAAAAAGGATTATCTCCAATGCAATATGAAATTCTTCGATTTGTTGctttgacttctttggTTATCGTCATCTTAGCTGTTCTTATTATCGTCCTATGGGCTACTTGGTTGAGAAAGGATTATCCTGGTTGGATAAGTGTTCCTACCTTGATCGTTGATATTGTgtctgttgctgttgctttCATACCAGAAGGTTTACCTATTGCTTTAACTACATGTTTGATTATTACTGCTAACGAAATGAGAAGGAATAATATTTTGTGCAAATCATTAGCAGTTGTCGAAACGTTGGGATCCATTAGTGTTTTGTGTTTTGACAAAACTGGTACGTTGACCAAGAATATGATGGTGGTTACAGACGTTTGCAATGGTACTTCTGAGGTAGattttgatgaagttgatcaaaccCAGCCAAAAGATAAACATCTTTTGACTGTCTCGGCATTGTGCAACGAATCCTGTTTAGTCAATGGAAAGGCAGTTGGTGGAAATGCTACGGATAGAGCCATCTTACAATTCGCCCAGAAGATGACTCTGACTGAAGAAATTAAGGACGCTTGGGTAAAGAAGCTTGATGTCTCTTTCAATTCCAAGGATAAGTACATGATGAGTATGTACGAGCCAAAGATCAATAATTCCTCCATTTGGAGTGATATCTGCTTGAATTCGGACTACATTTATGAGGAAACATATTTCATAATGGTGAAAGGTGCACCTGATATCTTATTGGAAAGGTGtgagttgttgttgcaaAAAGATGGAACTTGCACTCCTATTACTAATGCtcaaaaagagagaatAAGGGCTATTCAACAAGCCTGGGCTCTGAGCGGTAAGAGGGTTATATTGTTAGCTTCCAAATTGCTTCCCAAAGAAAGCATTGATTTCACTGATAGATTGCAGGCCACTAAACGTTTGAAGGAAGATATTAACAACAATTTGATCTTTATTGGTATGCTTGGTATAGAAGATCCACCAAGAAAGGATATCGACCAAGTAATTGCCAAATTGAGACAAGCTGGTATCAAAATTATTATGATCACCGGTGACTTCGAGTTGACCGGTTTGTCCATTGCAAAACAGTGTGGTATAATAACAACAGAGAAGATAGATAAAGTTTCGGACTTGGCTTTCtatgctgaagaagacgaattCATGGAAAAGTCTATCAGTATTACTGGTCCTGAGTTAAACAATTTAGATGAAGCTCAATGGGaaaacttgatcaagtatAATGAATTGGTGTTTACTAGAACCACCCCTGAGCAGAAACTCTTGATCATCaaacaattccaaaagtACAAGCAGGTTATTGGTATGACTGGTGATGGTATCAATGATGCCCCTTCATTGAAACAAGCTGATATTGGAATTTCGATTGTCGATGCTTCTGATattgccaaagaagcaTCCGATTTGATTCTTATGAGCGGTGACAGCGACGATCATTTATTCTTTTCGATTATCGAAGCGCTAAAGTTTGGTAGGTTGGTGTTTGAAAATCTCAGAAAAACTATCGGTTACCTCTTACCCGCCGGCACCTACTCTGAACTTTGGCCTGTTCTCTTGAATGTCATTTTCGGTATGCCTCAAATgttatcttctttctgcATGATTATTATTTGTTGCATTACCGATTGTATCGGTGCTATCGTTTTGGCATATGAGCCGAATGAGAGAAATTTGTTGAGCAAAAAACCGAGAAGTGTGACAAAGGAAAGATTGGTTGACTTCAAGTTATTTTTACATTCATATTTCATTGTGGGTACATTCTACACGTTCACATCAATGTTGTTGGCATTTTTAAACCTCAAGAGAAATGGAATAAGGTTTGGAGATGTGACCTTATCGTATGGTTCCTATGAAGACATTCCAAATATTGACCATCACATCAATGTCTCATCTTCTATCTactttgtcaatttggTTATTAtgcaattgttcaacttgatggcTATGAGAGTAAGATACTTGAGCACTTTTCAACATTCTCCGTGGCTAAACAAGAGATTGTTTATTGTTATGCCAATTGCTCTTGGTGTGACATTCATCATTAATTACATTCCTGGTATTCAAAAGGGATTGAACTCTGGTCAGGTACCTGTGGAATATTATTTCATCTCTGTTGGCTTTGGTTTGGTTGTGTTGGTGTATGACGAGGCTAGAAAGTTCATTTCCAGAAGATACCCTAAGGGTATCGTTGCCAAGATGTCGTGGTAG
- the MET6 gene encoding methionine-synthesizing 5- methyltetrahydropteroyltriglutamate--homocysteine methyltransferase (go_function 5-methyltetrahydropteroyltriglutamate-homocysteine S-methyltransferase activity~go_process methionine biosynthesis), with the protein MVSSSILGFPRIGGQRELKKTTEAYWQGKVSVDDLLAQGKQLRAHNWQLQKDAGVDVIPSNDFSFYDQVLDLSLLFNAIPERYTKFDLAPIDVLFAMGRGLQRKATETTAAVDVTALEMVKWFDSNYHYVRPTFSHSTEFKLNTAAGVKPVDEFNEAKALGIHTRPVILGPVSYLYLGKADKDSLDLEPISLLEKVLPVYKQLLAQLKAAGANEVQIDEPVLVLDLPEEIQSKFQQAYDALVGADLPELVLTTYFGDVRPNLSAISKLPVAGFHFDFVRVPEQLDEVAAILTDKQTLSVGIVDGRNIWKTNFAKATAFVQSAIAKVGADRVVVSTSSSLLHTPVDLENEAKLDPVIKDWFSFATQKLTEVVTIAKGVSGEDVSEALAANAASIKSRTESSITTNPKVQERLATINESLSTRKVPFPERLAVQKGKYNLPLFPTTTIGSFPQTKDIRVNRNKFAKGTITAEEYETFINKEIETVIRFQEEVGLDVLVHGEPERNDMVQYFGEQLEGFAFTTNGWVQSYGSRYVRPPIVVGDVSRPKAMTVKESVYAQSITKAPVKGMLTGPVTCLRWSFPRDDVSGKVQALQLGLALRDEVQDLEAAGITVIQVDEPAIREGLPLRAGKERSDYLNWAAQSFRVATSGVENTTQIHSHFCYSDLDPNHIKALDADVVSIEFSKKDDPNYIQEFSDYPNHIGLGLFDIHSPRIPSKEEFVARIEEILKVYPAANFWVNPDCGLKTRGWPEVKESLTNMVEAAKYFRAKYEN; encoded by the coding sequence ATGGTCAGCTCCTCTATCTTAGGTTTCCCACGTATCGGTGgacaaagagaattgaaaaagactACCGAAGCCTACTGGCAAGGTAAGGTCTCCGTCGACGACTTGTTGGCTCAAGGTAAGCAATTGAGAGCCCACAACTGGCAATTGCAAAAGGATGCCGGTGTTGACGTGATCCCATCCAACGACTTCTCGTTCTACGACCAAGTCTTGGATCTCTCGTTGCTCTTCAACGCTATCCCTGAAAGATACACCAAGTTTGACTTGGCTCCTATCGATGTTCTTTTCGCCATGGGTAGAGGTTTGCAAAGAAAGGCCACTGAAACCACCGCTGCTGTCGATGTCACTGCTTTGGAAATGGTCAAGTGGTTCGATTCCAACTACCACTATGTTAGACCAACTTTCTCCCACTCCACCGaattcaagttgaacacTGCTGCAGGTGTCAAGCCAGTTGATGAATTCAACGAAGCCAAGGCCTTGGGCATCCACACCAGACCAGTCATCTTGGGTCCAGTCTCCTACCTTTATTTGGGTAAGGCTGACAAGGACTCTCTTGACTTGGAACCAATCtcattgttggaaaaggtCTTGCCTGTCTACAAGCAATTGTTAGCTCAATTGAAGGCTGCCGGTGCCAACGAAGTCCAGATCGACGAACCAGTCTTGGTGTTGGActtgccagaagaaatcCAGTCCAAGTTCCAACAGGCTTACGACGCTTTAGTTGGTGCTGACTTGCCAGAATTGGTCTTAACCACCTACTTCGGTGACGTCAGACCAAACTTGTCTGCTATTTCCAAGTTGCCAGTTGCTGGTTTCCACTTTGACTTTGTCAGAGTCCCAGAACAATTGGACGAAGTTGCTGCTATCTTGACCGACAAGCAGACTCTTTCCGTCGGTATTGTTGATGGTAGAAACATCTGGAAGACTAACTTCGCCAAGGCAACTGCTTTTGTTCAAAGTGCCATTGCCAAGGTAGGTGCAGACAGAGTTGTTGTTTCCACTTCCTCTTCGTTGTTGCACACCCCAGTCgacttggaaaatgaaGCCAAGTTGGACCCTGTAATCAAGGACTGGTTCTCTTTTGCTACCCAGAAGTTGACTGAAGTCGTCACCATCGCAAAGGGCGTTTCTGGTGaagatgtttctgaagCTTTGGCTGCTAACGCTGCCTCCATCAAGTCCAGAACTGAATCTTCTATCACTACCAACCCTAAGGTTCAGGAAAGATTGGCCACCATCAACGAATCTTTGTCTACTAGAAAGGTTCCTTTCCCAGAAAGATTGGCTGTCCAAAAGGGTAAGTACAACTTGCCATTGTTCCCAACCACTACTATCGGTTCTTTCCCACAAACCAAGGACATTAGAGtcaacagaaacaagttTGCCAAGGGTACCATTACTGCTGAAGAGTATGAAACTTTCATTaacaaagaaatcgaaaCTGTGATCagattccaagaagaagttggtttGGATGTCTTGGTCCACGGTGAACCAGAAAGAAACGATATGGTCCAATACTTTGGTGAACAATTGGAAGGTTTCGCTTTCACCACTAACGGTTGGGTTCAATCTTACGGTTCCAGATATGTCAGACCACctattgttgttggtgatgtctCCAGACCAAAGGCCATGACTGTCAAGGAATCTGTATACGCCCAATCCATCACCAAGGCACCAGTTAAGGGTATGTTGACTGGTCCAGTGACCTGTTTGAGATGGTCTTTCCCAAGAGATGATGTCTCTGGTAAGGTCCAGGCCTTGCAATTGGGTTTGGCTTTGAGAGACGAAGTCCAAGACTTGGAAGCTGCTGGTATTACCGTCATCCAAGTCGACGAACCAGCCATCAGAGAAGGTTTGCCATTGAGAGCCGGTAAGGAAAGATCTGACTACCTCAACTGGGCTGCCCAATCTTTCAGAGTTGCCACTTCTGGTGTTGAAAACACGACCCAGATTCACTCTCACTTCTGTTACTCTGACTTGGATCCAAACCACATCAAGGCTTTGGATGCTGATGTTGTCTCTATTgaattctccaagaaggaCGACCCTAACTACATCCAAGAATTCTCTGACTACCCTAACCACATTGGTTTAGGTTTGTTCGATATCCACTCTCCAAGAATTCCTTCCAAGGAAGAATTCGTTGCCAGAATCgaagaaatcttgaaggTTTACCCAGCTGCCAACTTCTGGGTCAACCCAGACTGTGGTTTGAAGACCAGAGGATGGCCAGAAGTCAAGGAATCTTTGACCAACATGGTTGAAGCTGCCAAGTACTTCCGTGCCAAGTACGAAAACTAG
- the SHP1 gene encoding suppressor of lethality protein (isolated as a suppressor of the lethality caused by overexpression of the phosphoprotein phosphatase 1 catalytic subuniut encoded by GLC7), with amino-acid sequence MSEQDQLIDQFISVTNSSKYLAEQYLSRNKNDLVDAIEDYYANNKPSASTEEGDDLKIKRGSSSHLNKEDEDDDDDKTNTNFFTGGEKSGLQVEDPTNRDKKNEQSIIDQIFQRAREQMDQPDTRPSANDEDEPLGPRFTGTGFQLGDGTGPSAPVVDPTSAIPQRPSKVTREITFWKQGFTVGEGPLHRYDDPSNESVLQELNRGRVPMSLLDVEFGQDVDVSVFKKTDEDWKPPRRKIGGFHGQGQRLGSPVPGEVLSNSSSSANLVESPLKEETVVKPPSDEGEGDSLVQIRFANGKRVSRKFSSSDSIKTVYDFVRSHPFNESHKPFALSHSFPVKPIEESEETTVESAKLKNAVIVQRWI; translated from the exons ATGTCCGAGCAAGATCAATTGATTGACCAGTTCATTTCGGTCACGAACTCCTCCAAGTATTTGGCTGAGCAATATTTGAGCCGCAACAAGAACGATTTAGTAGATGCCATTGAGGACTACTATGCAAACAACAAGCCCAGTGCATCTACTGAGGAGGGTGATGATCTTAAAATAAAAAGAGGGTCATC CTCAC atttgaacaaggaagatgaagatgatgacgacgacaAAACTAAtacaaacttcttcacaGGTGGCGAGAAATCTGGTTTACAGGTAGAAGATCCTACTAATAGAGATAAAAAGAATGAGCAATCGATAATCGACCAGATTTTCCAAAGAGCAAGAGAACAGATGGACCAACCTGATACACGGCCCTCAGCcaatgatgaagatgagcCCTTGGGTCCACGTTTTACGGGTACAGGCTTTCAGTTGGGAGATGGTACAGGTCCTTCTGCTCCTGTAGTAGATCCTACTAGTGCAATTCCACAAAGACCTAGTAAAGTCACCAGAGAAATCACATTCTGGAAACAGGGGTTCACTGTGGGAGAGGGACCTTTGCATAGATACGACGATCCTAGTAACGAAAGTGTCTTGCAGGAGCTCAATCGAGGAAGAGTGCCAATGTCGTTATTAGATGTAGAATTTGGCCAAGATGTAGATGTATCtgttttcaagaaaacTGACGAAGACTGGAAGCCACCAAGGAGAAAAATTGGTGGATTCCACGGTCAGGGTCAAAGATTGGGTTCTCCCGTACCGGGGGAAGTTCTTTCGAACTCGTCATCTTCTGCTAATTTGGTTGAATCTCctttgaaggaagagacCGTAGTTAAGCCGCCATCTGATGAAGGAGAAGGTGACTCTTTGGTTCAAATCAGATTCGCTAACGGAAAGAGAGTGTCAAGAAAATTCAGTTCCTCAGATTCTATTAAGACAGTGTATGACTTCGTGAGAAGCCATCCTTTTAATGAACTGCATAAGCCATTTGCTTTGAGTCACTCGTTCCCTGTTAAGCCAATCGAAGAGTCGGAAGAGACCACAGTGGAGTCtgcaaagttgaagaatgctGTCATTGTCCAGAGATGGATATGA
- a CDS encoding predicted protein — translation MKLRTVYLFTIGAITVPIYANFFANKITEIDITNKYFLPGINLDLLGDDADYTKINLDAQRYEEDVQEFSKHIVALRDKDTEFTAQETIIDLTDTDDSINFSQITKYKLSRREDLNEARMNYILETNPKGVVVFEDTKKVLVADPNDILYKSNDELKRRVEAGEKFKYTEVDLGNDFESQITYEPIMVPLTGCLKFPLGRGTGSVAFSYSVGLEMNINGEGGISYSPSQTEQNITVKLAISYSTNLKVTKRFSITGTHTCSSANGAGVRLFYRPGVLEVIPKTRNIIVDGLRRYMFNEVWQPLKAIKHLVDTAPIFYCGTEDKMNLRCGSPTITYVDKNGNDFKSTNYEH, via the coding sequence ATGAAGCTTCGAACTGTCTATCTATTTACAATTGGAGCAATCACTGTTCCTATCTATgccaatttctttgctAACAAGATCACTGAAATCGATATAACTAACAAATACTTTCTTCCCGGGATCAACCTAGACTTACTTGGTGACGATGCTGACTACACCAAAATTAATTTGGATGCCCAGAgatatgaagaagacgtGCAAGAGTTCAGTAAACATATTGTTGCTCTTCGCGATAAAGATACGGAATTCACTGCTCAAGAAACAATAATTGATTTGACAGACACTGATGATCTGATTAATTTTTCCCAAATAACGAAGTATAAATTGAGTCGCCGTGAAGATTTAAATGAAGCAAGAATGAACTATATTCTTGAAACGAATCCCAAGGGCGTGGTAGTCTTTGAAGATACTAAAAAGGTTTTAGTTGCCGATCCCAACGATATTCTCTATAAGAGTAATGACGAGCTAAAAAGAAGAGTCGAAGCTGGGGAAAAGTTCAAATATACAGAAGTTGATTTAGGCAATGATTTTGAGAGCCAAATCACATACGAACCAATAATGGTTCCATTAACTGGATGTTTAAAGTTTCCATTGGGAAGAGGAACAGGTTCTGTAGCCTTCTCTTACAGCGTCGGGCTTGAAATGAACATTAACGGTGAAGGTGGAATTTCATACTCACCTTCTCAAACTGAACAGAATATCACAGTTAAACTTGCCATCTCATATTCTACCAATTTGAAGGTAACTAAGAGATTCTCCATAACCGGAACTCACACATGTTCTTCCGCTAATGGAGCAGGCGTTAGATTGTTCTACAGACCAGGGGTTCTAGAAGTTATACCAAAGACCAGAAATATAATAGTTGATGGGCTCAGAAGATACATGTTCAATGAAGTCTGGCAACCGCTCAAGGCTATTaaacatcttgttgataCTGCTCCTATATTCTATTGCGGAACAGAAGATAAAATGAATCTAAGATGTGGATCTCCAACAATTACGTATGTTGACAAAAATGGAAACGATTTCAAGTCAACAAATTATGAACATTAA